The Octadecabacter arcticus 238 genome contains a region encoding:
- a CDS encoding YIP1 family protein, with amino-acid sequence MDLTLTSLWHWTKLTVRAPATASALVRAAKLPIEVSIMMIALAGIVSGVSSGFLDYLSGAPPVEFLMADGQTLSFDRSGPLMQAIYAVGTGLALPYAIFQVGKRMGGKGGLADIMAVTAVLQLVMTVILLAQTVALLVVPVLGFGFLVFGLYVFFRGLGHAVNIGHGFNSLGLSTGVIALSFVAIVIMAFLVVSVFGIGPVGELR; translated from the coding sequence ATGGACCTAACACTGACAAGCCTTTGGCATTGGACGAAACTGACGGTGCGCGCCCCTGCGACGGCGTCCGCACTGGTGAGGGCGGCGAAGTTGCCGATTGAGGTGTCGATCATGATGATCGCGCTTGCTGGGATTGTATCTGGCGTGTCATCGGGGTTTCTGGACTATCTGAGCGGCGCGCCGCCCGTGGAATTTCTGATGGCGGACGGGCAAACGCTGTCGTTTGATCGCAGCGGCCCGCTGATGCAGGCCATTTATGCCGTGGGCACCGGACTGGCGCTGCCCTATGCGATTTTTCAGGTTGGCAAACGCATGGGTGGCAAGGGCGGTCTCGCCGATATCATGGCTGTGACGGCGGTGCTGCAACTGGTGATGACGGTGATCTTGCTGGCGCAAACAGTCGCGCTGTTGGTGGTGCCGGTGCTTGGGTTTGGCTTTTTGGTTTTCGGGCTCTATGTCTTCTTTCGTGGCTTGGGCCACGCAGTCAATATTGGTCATGGTTTCAATAGTTTGGGATTGTCGACAGGCGTGATCGCGCTGTCGTTCGTAGCCATAGTGATAATGGCGTTTTTGGTTGTTTCGGTGTTCGGCATCGGCCCCGTGGGAGAATTGAGATGA
- a CDS encoding DUF6444 domain-containing protein — MDQVTALEQLLATALRRIAELEAALASMAQENADLRRQLAKNSSNSSKPPSSDGLKKPVPRSLRGKSGKKSGGQVGHRGDTLRQTATPDFVERHEAEACGTCQHGLTAGMIKAVERRQVYDIPVPRLEVTEHQAAIYCCGHCRATTTATFPDGVNAHVQYGKRIRAAAVYCNVQQLIPEDRVCQLLRDLFGATSLCAASVTN, encoded by the coding sequence ATGGACCAAGTTACTGCTCTTGAACAACTCCTTGCCACGGCTCTGCGCAGGATCGCCGAGTTGGAAGCCGCGTTGGCGAGCATGGCGCAAGAGAATGCGGATCTGCGGCGTCAGTTGGCCAAGAACAGCAGTAATAGCAGCAAGCCGCCTTCGAGTGATGGGTTGAAGAAGCCGGTACCGCGTAGCCTGCGTGGTAAGTCGGGTAAGAAAAGTGGTGGCCAAGTTGGCCACCGAGGCGACACCCTACGTCAGACAGCAACGCCTGACTTTGTGGAGCGACATGAGGCTGAGGCCTGTGGCACCTGTCAGCATGGCTTGACGGCTGGGATGATCAAGGCGGTGGAGAGGCGTCAGGTTTATGACATACCGGTGCCGCGTCTGGAGGTCACAGAGCATCAGGCAGCGATTTATTGTTGTGGCCATTGCCGAGCCACGACGACAGCCACCTTTCCCGATGGCGTGAATGCACACGTGCAATACGGTAAGCGCATTCGGGCGGCGGCGGTCTACTGCAATGTTCAGCAGCTGATCCCCGAGGATCGGGTCTGCCAACTCCTGCGTGATTTGTTTGGTGCCACCAGCCTATGCGCGGCCAGCGTGACCAACTGA
- a CDS encoding cysteine desulfurase: protein MSFDVAAVRADFPILSREVNGKPLVYLDSGASAQKPNCVIDAINTAYAFEYANVHRGLHYLSSVATEKYEGVRATVAKFLGARDENTIVLNSGTTEGINMVAYAWAMNTMSDGDEIILSVMEHHANIVPWHFLRERMGVKLVWVDVDANGDLDPQKVLDAITPRTKLIAVTHLSNVLGTVVDVKTICHGARERGVATLIDGSQAAVHMPVNVEDISCDFYPITGHKLYGPSGSGAIYVRPERMAEMRPFMGGGDMIREVHKDEIIYNDAPMKFEAGTPGIVQTIGLGVALEYMMGLGMDNIAAHERTLRDYARSKLDGLNWLNVQGTSADKAAIFSFTLEGAAHAHDISTVLDKKGVAVRAGQHCTGPLMDHLGQTATCRASFAMYNTTEDVDALIDALELCHRLFA, encoded by the coding sequence ATGAGCTTTGATGTTGCGGCCGTCCGCGCCGATTTTCCGATTTTGTCGCGTGAGGTGAATGGCAAACCGTTGGTGTACCTCGATTCCGGTGCATCGGCGCAAAAGCCGAACTGTGTTATTGACGCGATCAACACGGCCTATGCGTTTGAATACGCCAATGTGCACCGTGGTCTGCATTACCTGAGCAGTGTGGCGACCGAAAAATACGAGGGTGTGCGCGCAACCGTTGCCAAGTTCCTTGGGGCGCGGGACGAAAACACCATCGTGCTGAATTCCGGCACGACCGAAGGAATCAACATGGTCGCTTATGCTTGGGCGATGAACACCATGTCCGACGGGGATGAGATTATTCTGTCCGTCATGGAACACCACGCTAACATCGTGCCTTGGCATTTCCTGCGCGAACGCATGGGTGTCAAATTGGTTTGGGTGGATGTCGACGCCAATGGTGATCTGGACCCGCAAAAAGTGCTGGATGCCATCACTCCGCGCACCAAACTGATCGCGGTAACGCATTTGTCCAACGTGTTGGGCACGGTTGTGGACGTCAAAACCATTTGCCACGGCGCGCGGGAACGTGGTGTTGCGACGCTGATTGATGGATCACAAGCCGCCGTGCATATGCCGGTCAATGTCGAAGATATCAGTTGTGATTTTTACCCGATAACTGGCCATAAACTTTATGGGCCATCAGGGTCCGGCGCGATCTATGTTCGGCCTGAACGCATGGCTGAGATGCGCCCGTTTATGGGTGGCGGCGACATGATCCGCGAAGTCCACAAAGACGAGATCATTTACAACGACGCGCCGATGAAATTTGAGGCGGGAACCCCCGGCATTGTGCAAACGATCGGGTTAGGGGTGGCGCTTGAGTATATGATGGGGCTGGGGATGGACAACATCGCCGCCCATGAGCGCACGCTGCGCGATTATGCCCGCAGCAAGCTTGACGGGTTGAACTGGCTGAACGTGCAGGGCACATCTGCTGATAAGGCAGCAATCTTTAGCTTCACACTTGAAGGCGCTGCCCATGCCCATGACATTTCAACAGTGCTGGACAAAAAGGGTGTCGCGGTGCGGGCGGGTCAACATTGCACCGGCCCCTTGATGGACCACCTTGGCCAGACCGCCACTTGCCGAGCATCTTTTGCAATGTACAACACCACCGAGGATGTTGATGCCTTGATCGACGCGCTGGAACTGTGCCACAGGCTGTTCGCCTGA
- a CDS encoding IS30 family transposase codes for MDIRSKHLSSEDRGVILAEHNRGSSQRLIGQLLHRPASTICRELARGRQEDGSYCPQAARQAYDARRARCRRERKLVEGSDLYRFVHGKLVHLHWSPEQIAQRLRLMKPDDPSAHVSHETIYAAIYAQPRGGLKAAMIEALRQAKPKRGLKRRTAAGSAMVPESLRIINRPEEIEARLVPGHWEGDLIKGAFNRSSVGTLVERKTRFVILCKMDGNGAEAALDSFTRQMRRLPAALRKSMTYDRGSEMACHPELARRLKIDIWFCDPHAPWQRGSNENTNGLLRQYMPKGTDLNGASQTWLNDVANLMNNRPRKTLGWRTPAEAMADEIAAFKSTVALDV; via the coding sequence ATGGACATACGAAGCAAGCACCTCAGCAGCGAGGACCGTGGCGTGATATTAGCCGAGCATAATAGGGGCAGCAGTCAGCGGTTGATCGGCCAGCTTTTGCATCGCCCGGCGAGCACGATCTGCCGTGAGCTGGCGCGAGGTCGGCAGGAAGACGGCAGCTATTGCCCGCAAGCGGCGCGGCAGGCCTATGATGCCCGGCGTGCGCGCTGCCGCCGCGAGCGCAAGCTTGTGGAGGGGAGCGATCTTTATCGTTTTGTTCATGGCAAGCTCGTACATCTGCACTGGTCGCCTGAGCAGATTGCGCAGAGACTGCGTCTCATGAAGCCTGATGATCCATCCGCCCATGTGAGCCATGAGACCATCTATGCCGCGATTTACGCGCAGCCACGTGGTGGGCTGAAGGCGGCGATGATCGAGGCGTTGCGTCAAGCGAAGCCTAAGCGTGGGCTCAAGCGCAGGACAGCGGCGGGCAGTGCTATGGTCCCGGAATCATTGCGCATTATCAATCGCCCTGAAGAGATCGAAGCGCGACTGGTACCAGGCCATTGGGAGGGCGACCTCATCAAGGGCGCATTCAATCGCTCGTCAGTGGGGACCTTGGTCGAGCGCAAGACACGCTTTGTCATTCTTTGCAAAATGGACGGCAATGGGGCCGAGGCCGCGCTCGACAGCTTCACCCGCCAGATGAGACGACTACCCGCTGCTTTGCGCAAGAGCATGACCTACGACCGCGGCTCCGAAATGGCCTGCCACCCCGAACTCGCCAGACGGTTGAAGATCGATATCTGGTTCTGCGATCCGCATGCGCCTTGGCAGCGTGGCAGCAACGAGAACACCAACGGACTGCTGCGTCAGTACATGCCCAAAGGAACTGACCTGAACGGTGCAAGCCAAACATGGCTGAACGACGTTGCAAACCTGATGAACAACCGCCCGAGAAAAACTCTCGGTTGGAGAACACCCGCTGAAGCCATGGCCGACGAAATCGCGGCCTTCAAATCAACCGTTGCACTTGATGTTTGA
- a CDS encoding transposase: protein MMNKTRRGRGSKYTDDFKRQLVAESHTAGVSVPMVAKKHGVGTNRIYAWRSDGRFQPDKSDIGQFTPVEIADAGMVDTPASSGTSILPVPHIEITLENGRKLSVSDGVDAGFVLELARGLAA from the coding sequence ATGATGAACAAGACTAGGCGTGGCCGAGGTTCCAAATACACGGATGATTTCAAGCGACAGCTTGTAGCGGAAAGCCACACTGCTGGCGTGAGTGTTCCAATGGTTGCCAAGAAGCACGGTGTGGGCACCAACCGGATTTATGCATGGCGCAGCGATGGGCGGTTTCAGCCTGACAAATCAGATATAGGCCAGTTCACCCCCGTAGAGATTGCCGATGCGGGTATGGTGGACACGCCTGCGTCATCCGGCACCAGCATCTTACCTGTCCCCCATATTGAGATCACACTTGAGAACGGTCGCAAGCTGAGCGTGAGCGACGGGGTTGATGCTGGCTTTGTGCTGGAACTGGCGCGAGGACTTGCAGCATGA
- the tnpB gene encoding IS66 family insertion sequence element accessory protein TnpB (TnpB, as the term is used for proteins encoded by IS66 family insertion elements, is considered an accessory protein, since TnpC, encoded by a neighboring gene, is a DDE family transposase.): MIPVLGDAKIWLAAGVTDMRRGFNGLAAQTAQVLAADPYAGHLFLFRGRRGDQIKMIWWDSQGACLFTKRLERGRFVWPSVKEGKVSLSRAQLAMLMEGIDWRILKKTWRPSMVG; encoded by the coding sequence ATGATCCCTGTTTTGGGGGATGCGAAGATCTGGCTTGCCGCAGGAGTTACGGATATGCGGCGCGGCTTCAACGGGCTGGCGGCGCAGACCGCGCAGGTTCTTGCAGCTGACCCTTACGCGGGGCATCTATTTTTGTTCCGTGGCCGTCGTGGCGATCAGATCAAGATGATCTGGTGGGATAGTCAGGGCGCGTGCCTGTTTACCAAACGGCTTGAACGTGGACGGTTCGTATGGCCCTCAGTCAAGGAAGGTAAAGTCAGCCTAAGCCGCGCACAGCTTGCGATGCTGATGGAAGGCATAGACTGGCGTATTCTCAAGAAGACATGGCGTCCAAGTATGGTTGGATAG
- the gvpA gene encoding gas vesicle structural protein GvpA: protein MAVSKMNSSSSLAEVVDRILDKGVVIDAWVRVSLVGIELIAVEARVVIAGVDTYLKYAEAVGLTAEA from the coding sequence ATGGCCGTAAGTAAAATGAATTCTTCTAGCAGCCTTGCAGAAGTTGTTGACCGCATTTTGGACAAAGGCGTTGTTATCGACGCTTGGGTCCGTGTATCACTTGTAGGCATCGAGTTGATCGCAGTTGAAGCTCGTGTTGTTATTGCAGGTGTCGACACCTACCTGAAATATGCTGAGGCTGTTGGCCTAACCGCCGAAGCATAA
- a CDS encoding DUF2059 domain-containing protein: MFMRFATLATVATLAMPAMAQESETDVLFDLLMLPDIIEIMREEGVSYGDTIGQDLFGGPPTAEWAATVERIYDYDMMEGMVRTDFMTSLEEADLAPLIGFFGSEQGQMIVGLEVSARRALLDDAVEEAAKEAAAIASADGDPRIALVGEFVDINNLIETNVEGALNSNLAFYGGLVDGRAFDGALSEEQILSDVWSQEQEISESTTEWIYSFLFMAYQPLADADLQAYIAFSETEAGGEINRAMFESFDRLFTGISHSLGRAAANEMTMQEL, encoded by the coding sequence ATGTTTATGCGTTTTGCAACACTTGCCACCGTCGCCACCCTCGCCATGCCAGCGATGGCACAGGAGAGCGAGACGGATGTGCTGTTTGATCTGCTCATGCTGCCTGATATTATCGAGATCATGCGCGAAGAGGGGGTCAGTTACGGCGATACCATCGGCCAAGACCTGTTTGGCGGGCCACCCACAGCGGAATGGGCTGCCACGGTAGAACGGATTTATGACTACGACATGATGGAAGGCATGGTTCGCACAGACTTTATGACGTCTTTGGAAGAGGCTGATCTGGCACCGCTGATTGGCTTCTTCGGCTCCGAGCAAGGCCAGATGATTGTCGGACTTGAGGTCAGCGCGCGGCGCGCATTGCTGGATGACGCCGTCGAAGAAGCCGCCAAGGAGGCGGCAGCGATTGCGTCGGCGGACGGCGACCCGCGCATCGCATTGGTCGGTGAATTTGTCGACATTAACAACTTGATTGAAACCAACGTAGAGGGCGCGCTGAATTCAAACCTCGCGTTTTATGGCGGGCTTGTGGATGGCCGTGCTTTTGATGGCGCGTTGAGCGAAGAGCAAATCCTGTCAGATGTCTGGAGCCAGGAACAAGAGATCAGCGAGAGCACGACCGAATGGATTTATTCGTTCCTGTTTATGGCATACCAACCTCTCGCTGATGCGGATTTGCAGGCCTATATTGCGTTTTCGGAAACGGAGGCGGGCGGTGAAATAAACCGCGCGATGTTTGAGAGTTTTGATCGCTTGTTTACAGGGATCAGCCACTCCTTGGGCCGTGCCGCTGCCAATGAAATGACGATGCAGGAACTTTAG
- a CDS encoding DUF6538 domain-containing protein, whose protein sequence is MVSRIYKAHKMHFRKKKWYASVSVPPEVRHLHSEPRLRLSTGTSDKTTAGILARDKVVPLIHRRIDALFDKLDPFVEGLRDILENEGADVSQWYHDGCIKLKVSGDKTTLSAISGGIKFKANGRALTVVEQWKATNYKDLAMMVTGLGYAVPERLLTALPRDLMQEIYDTAKPTGAPPSVMGKLYKEITGLLGDEDGQRALQMMPSTITRINIQSAKTLMPMFIDWSERYIKEKKRKDSIDVHTKRKKACAMFLLVCGNKPLDEYDAVHMIEMARYMDHDTNGRQWAKATIKNYVSYVKQAFDYAGSSRNDLGKVVLTAHPFHNMQEIKSYGSEGKPYLPLTSEELTSLFSSKMEPQERLLLAVLVTTGMRLDEAALMIWERITLQNGVLCFSLVDHVADEAVRVKNVGSRRYIPVPDVIKSMLGNGGTGRLFNYRIDTEGKSENAASKSLMPIIRQVTSHPQKAVHSLRGTFIDLVRELGDVDSEDRKFITGHKQGDVGGDGYGEGPSMKKRLHIINKVEHPWLTSAFANSPHKP, encoded by the coding sequence ATGGTTTCTCGTATTTACAAAGCACACAAGATGCACTTCAGGAAGAAAAAATGGTATGCTTCCGTTAGCGTACCGCCTGAGGTTAGACACCTGCATTCAGAACCTAGGCTAAGGTTATCTACTGGCACGAGTGACAAGACCACAGCAGGAATATTGGCTCGTGACAAAGTCGTCCCACTTATACACCGCAGGATAGACGCACTTTTTGATAAACTGGACCCGTTTGTCGAAGGTTTACGAGACATTCTTGAAAATGAGGGGGCAGATGTCAGCCAGTGGTATCATGACGGATGCATCAAACTAAAAGTTAGTGGCGACAAGACCACTTTAAGCGCGATATCTGGTGGGATCAAATTTAAGGCTAATGGAAGAGCTTTAACCGTCGTTGAGCAGTGGAAGGCTACTAATTATAAAGACTTAGCTATGATGGTAACAGGTCTAGGATATGCTGTTCCAGAACGGTTATTGACCGCGCTACCCCGAGACTTAATGCAAGAGATATACGATACCGCCAAGCCAACAGGTGCCCCGCCTAGTGTGATGGGAAAACTTTATAAAGAAATCACAGGCTTGTTGGGGGACGAGGATGGCCAAAGGGCGCTTCAGATGATGCCAAGCACAATTACAAGGATTAATATCCAGTCCGCCAAGACACTTATGCCAATGTTTATCGACTGGTCTGAACGCTACATTAAAGAAAAAAAGCGTAAAGACAGCATTGACGTACACACCAAACGTAAGAAAGCCTGTGCGATGTTTCTTCTAGTTTGCGGGAACAAGCCACTGGATGAGTACGACGCCGTTCATATGATCGAGATGGCACGTTATATGGATCATGATACCAATGGTCGCCAATGGGCCAAAGCAACAATCAAAAATTACGTGTCTTACGTCAAACAGGCCTTTGATTACGCAGGGTCTAGCCGAAACGACTTAGGAAAGGTCGTTCTGACAGCGCATCCATTCCATAACATGCAGGAAATTAAGAGCTACGGAAGCGAGGGTAAGCCATATTTGCCCTTAACCAGTGAGGAACTTACTTCCTTATTTAGCAGCAAAATGGAACCACAAGAACGTCTTTTGTTAGCCGTCTTAGTGACAACAGGCATGAGATTGGATGAGGCGGCGCTAATGATCTGGGAGCGTATTACTCTTCAAAATGGGGTCTTGTGCTTCTCGTTAGTGGACCATGTAGCTGACGAAGCCGTAAGGGTCAAAAATGTAGGCTCACGGCGCTACATCCCTGTTCCCGATGTAATCAAATCTATGCTTGGCAATGGTGGTACAGGCCGCCTTTTTAACTACCGCATAGACACTGAAGGTAAATCAGAGAACGCCGCGTCTAAGTCACTTATGCCAATCATTCGCCAAGTCACCTCCCACCCCCAGAAGGCAGTGCACAGCCTTAGAGGGACATTCATTGATCTAGTGCGCGAACTTGGTGACGTTGATAGTGAGGACAGAAAGTTCATCACTGGTCACAAACAAGGCGATGTTGGAGGAGATGGCTATGGTGAAGGTCCTTCTATGAAAAAGCGCCTTCATATCATCAACAAAGTTGAGCACCCTTGGTTGACCTCAGCCTTTGCGAACAGCCCACACAAACCCTAG
- the tnpC gene encoding IS66 family transposase, which translates to MASVDAALSAERTAHARAIQNRDTIIADLRLQLHGHNKHRFGSKSESSAQLALELILEELEIEQAVETDDEPSDAEAKPPRTPRKRKPFPKGLKRVQKTITPSDACTDCGGSFKVLGTDVMEELEYVPGHYIVNQIGRPRLACTCCEAVVQAEMPSRPIPKSFVGPALMAHILCCKYGYHLPLYRQSQMFANEGIDLSGSLMAGWVGKCTKLLERVSDAIRDHVFEAQAIFMDDTTVKLLQKGNGKGKNKTKTARLWVYARKEDTWASGAPPAVWYQFSTSREAEHPSKHLESYEGYAHADAYAGYNDAYRTGRVKEMACMAHVRREFFDLYESTKLPVAGEAVLRIKKLYDVETQARFLPPAERVALRQEYAKPIFDDLEVWLKEQLGKISSKTPLAKAIKYALARLPKARPYLDHGFLELDNNTAERAVRPVAVGRKNYLFMGSEAGGKSAAIAYTLIETAKMNKVNPEAWLAWVLERIQDHQANRINDLMPWAYQDMIDAKNAEAEAKDAA; encoded by the coding sequence ATGGCATCAGTGGACGCCGCCCTGAGTGCCGAGCGCACCGCTCATGCGCGGGCCATCCAGAACCGAGACACCATCATCGCCGATCTGCGCCTGCAACTCCACGGTCACAACAAGCACCGCTTTGGCTCAAAGTCGGAAAGCAGTGCACAGCTGGCGCTTGAGTTGATCCTTGAAGAACTTGAGATCGAACAAGCCGTTGAGACAGATGATGAACCCTCTGACGCTGAGGCCAAGCCGCCCCGCACACCGCGCAAGCGCAAACCTTTCCCAAAGGGGCTGAAGCGTGTCCAAAAGACCATCACCCCCAGTGATGCTTGCACCGACTGTGGCGGCAGCTTCAAAGTGCTTGGAACGGATGTGATGGAGGAGTTGGAATATGTCCCGGGACATTACATCGTGAACCAAATTGGCCGCCCGCGTCTGGCCTGCACCTGTTGTGAGGCCGTTGTTCAGGCTGAGATGCCAAGCCGACCCATTCCGAAGAGCTTTGTCGGCCCCGCGCTGATGGCCCACATCCTGTGCTGTAAATACGGCTATCATCTGCCGCTGTATCGCCAGAGCCAGATGTTTGCCAACGAGGGCATTGATCTGAGTGGATCGCTCATGGCGGGATGGGTCGGCAAATGCACCAAACTGCTGGAGCGCGTCTCAGATGCAATCCGCGATCACGTCTTTGAGGCGCAGGCGATCTTCATGGATGACACAACGGTCAAGCTGCTCCAGAAGGGCAATGGCAAAGGAAAGAATAAGACCAAAACCGCGCGACTGTGGGTCTATGCCCGAAAAGAAGACACTTGGGCCAGCGGAGCTCCACCTGCGGTGTGGTACCAGTTCTCCACCAGCCGTGAGGCGGAGCATCCCAGCAAGCATCTCGAAAGCTATGAAGGCTACGCCCATGCGGATGCCTATGCTGGGTATAATGACGCCTACCGCACGGGGCGGGTCAAAGAGATGGCATGCATGGCCCATGTGCGGCGTGAGTTCTTTGACCTTTATGAAAGCACAAAGCTGCCCGTGGCGGGCGAAGCCGTGCTGCGGATTAAAAAGCTCTATGATGTTGAGACACAAGCGCGGTTCCTGCCCCCTGCGGAACGCGTGGCCCTGCGTCAGGAATACGCCAAGCCGATCTTTGATGACCTGGAAGTCTGGCTTAAAGAGCAACTGGGCAAGATCTCTAGCAAGACGCCGCTGGCCAAGGCGATCAAATATGCACTGGCGCGCCTGCCAAAGGCACGGCCCTATCTTGATCACGGCTTTCTTGAGCTGGACAACAACACAGCCGAGCGCGCAGTGCGCCCTGTGGCCGTGGGACGCAAAAACTATCTCTTCATGGGATCAGAAGCAGGCGGCAAATCTGCAGCAATTGCTTATACGTTGATAGAGACCGCCAAGATGAACAAAGTGAATCCCGAAGCCTGGCTCGCATGGGTGCTGGAACGCATCCAGGACCATCAAGCAAACCGTATCAACGATCTCATGCCGTGGGCCTATCAGGACATGATCGATGCTAAAAACGCCGAGGCCGAGGCAAAAGACGCAGCTTGA
- a CDS encoding IS110 family transposase: MTDDTIGIDISKATLDIHRLSDGKTMSFSNCPVGFKALSRFCAKTAVARVVYEATGAYHSGLERALGAHLPLVKVNPLQARRFAQAQGLRAKTDAVDAKMLADMGNAFALEPDEPAAEIQHDLKELRSFRSGLIKDRTGIMSRMKTQTLSITRRQSKARLAQVDKQIAEINAEIERLINSSDKLAHSMKILRSIPGVGAICAATILIEMPEIGSMDRKQVASLTGLAPMTRQSGQWRGKSFIQGGRKIVRDALYMPALVAMRHNPDFKAKYQALIKAGKPPKVAITALMRKLIELANALIKADRNWVTKGA; encoded by the coding sequence ATGACAGATGATACCATTGGGATCGATATTTCCAAAGCCACTTTGGACATTCACCGGCTAAGCGACGGGAAGACGATGTCGTTTAGCAATTGCCCTGTAGGATTTAAGGCGCTTTCCAGGTTCTGCGCAAAGACGGCAGTGGCACGCGTTGTTTATGAAGCAACAGGTGCCTATCACAGCGGGCTTGAACGCGCTTTGGGCGCACATTTGCCATTGGTAAAGGTGAACCCTTTGCAGGCGCGCCGGTTTGCACAAGCCCAAGGCTTGCGCGCAAAAACAGACGCTGTTGATGCCAAAATGCTGGCAGACATGGGGAATGCATTTGCATTAGAACCGGATGAGCCAGCAGCTGAAATTCAACACGATCTGAAAGAGTTACGCTCATTTCGGTCAGGATTGATCAAGGATAGAACCGGCATCATGAGCCGAATGAAAACTCAAACCCTGTCCATCACGCGCCGCCAAAGCAAAGCCCGTTTGGCTCAGGTAGATAAGCAAATCGCTGAAATCAATGCTGAAATTGAACGCTTGATAAACTCCAGCGATAAACTGGCGCACTCGATGAAAATCCTCCGCTCCATTCCAGGCGTCGGCGCTATCTGTGCTGCCACCATTTTGATAGAGATGCCCGAGATCGGGAGTATGGACCGGAAGCAGGTGGCCAGTTTGACTGGCCTAGCCCCGATGACGCGTCAATCGGGGCAATGGCGCGGGAAATCATTCATTCAGGGTGGGCGGAAAATAGTGAGGGATGCACTCTACATGCCGGCCTTGGTAGCGATGCGACACAACCCAGACTTCAAGGCTAAGTATCAAGCCCTGATCAAAGCAGGAAAGCCCCCCAAAGTCGCCATAACGGCACTCATGCGAAAGCTCATCGAACTCGCCAACGCTCTCATCAAAGCAGATCGAAATTGGGTGACAAAGGGGGCTTGA
- a CDS encoding IS66 family transposase encodes MNGTARTLGGVVEHILARLNEGGVRHLDETGLRVAGKLHWLHSISDLAFTHYRISAKRGAVPSFLTGGTIVHDHWKSYYAHMSGVDAHALCGAHHLRELKAIEEIEKEPWACAMSVLLNSANQLKCAAQGRGETELPTSVHHGILTKYMAILTESLAFHERQDPLARRTGARGRKARRPGHNLLVRLRDYRDDVLRFLTDFTVPFTNNQAERDLRMMKLRMKISGTFRTLEGAQIFADIRSVISTVRKHGGNILETLTLSPQQIIARL; translated from the coding sequence GTGAACGGCACAGCGCGTACCTTGGGTGGCGTCGTCGAACACATTCTGGCCCGGCTCAATGAAGGCGGCGTTCGGCATCTGGATGAGACCGGACTTCGTGTTGCTGGTAAGCTGCACTGGCTGCACTCAATCAGCGATCTCGCCTTCACGCATTATCGCATCAGCGCCAAGCGCGGTGCTGTTCCATCCTTCCTGACCGGCGGGACAATTGTTCATGACCACTGGAAGTCCTATTACGCCCATATGAGTGGGGTGGACGCGCACGCCCTGTGCGGGGCGCATCATTTACGGGAACTCAAGGCCATCGAAGAAATCGAAAAGGAGCCGTGGGCGTGCGCGATGAGCGTGCTGCTCAACAGCGCCAATCAGCTCAAGTGCGCGGCTCAGGGGCGAGGCGAGACCGAACTCCCCACGTCGGTTCACCACGGCATCCTCACCAAATACATGGCGATCCTCACCGAGAGCCTCGCCTTCCATGAGCGACAAGACCCACTGGCTAGACGCACTGGTGCGCGAGGCCGAAAAGCCAGGCGGCCAGGCCATAACCTTCTGGTCCGCTTGCGCGACTACCGTGATGACGTCCTAAGGTTCCTTACGGACTTCACAGTTCCCTTCACCAACAATCAGGCCGAACGGGACCTGCGCATGATGAAGTTGCGCATGAAAATCTCGGGAACTTTCCGCACCCTCGAGGGCGCGCAGATCTTCGCTGACATCAGATCCGTCATCTCGACGGTCAGAAAACACGGGGGCAATATCCTCGAAACACTCACCCTATCACCACAACAGATCATCGCTCGGCTCTAA